Proteins encoded together in one Cellulomonas gilvus ATCC 13127 window:
- a CDS encoding heparan-alpha-glucosaminide N-acetyltransferase domain-containing protein, whose amino-acid sequence MDRVPGIDVARGLAVLGMMTAHVGPDWSAHAPAAAAVVDLADGRPSALFVVLAGLSLALLSGGPTPARDRDLTRARVRIAVRAVVVLGVGLVLEALGTPVLVILPTYAVLFLLGCLVLRWPVRALVTAAALVALVAPAVRDALGVRTDATDVGGVVGLLVGPHYPALVWAAYLLAGLALGRCDLGARAVRWRTAVVGAALGVVGYGGGWVAQQVLPGSVLTSTAPHSSSTFEVVGNTGVALLVVALAVGLAPRAPHLAAPVAAVGALAFTAYTVHVVAIALLGDHVVWQPTTAVWLAFLLTTTALCWAWRATLGRGPLERGMHALSAGLADALVPHRREPVPR is encoded by the coding sequence GTGGACCGGGTGCCGGGGATCGACGTCGCGCGCGGGCTCGCCGTGCTCGGCATGATGACCGCGCACGTCGGGCCGGACTGGTCGGCGCACGCGCCCGCCGCGGCCGCGGTGGTCGACCTCGCGGACGGGCGGCCGTCCGCGCTGTTCGTCGTGCTCGCCGGCCTCTCGCTCGCGCTGCTCTCCGGCGGGCCCACGCCCGCCCGGGACCGCGACCTCACGCGTGCGCGGGTCCGGATCGCGGTGCGTGCGGTGGTCGTGCTGGGTGTCGGCCTCGTGCTCGAGGCGCTCGGCACGCCCGTCCTGGTGATCCTGCCCACGTACGCGGTGCTGTTCCTGCTGGGCTGCCTGGTCCTGCGGTGGCCGGTGCGCGCGCTCGTGACCGCCGCGGCGCTCGTCGCGCTCGTGGCGCCCGCGGTGCGGGACGCGCTCGGCGTGCGCACGGACGCGACCGACGTCGGCGGGGTCGTCGGCCTGCTCGTCGGGCCGCACTACCCCGCGCTGGTCTGGGCGGCGTATCTGCTCGCGGGCCTGGCGCTCGGCCGGTGCGACCTCGGGGCACGGGCCGTGCGGTGGCGCACGGCCGTGGTCGGCGCCGCGCTCGGCGTCGTCGGCTACGGCGGCGGGTGGGTCGCGCAGCAGGTGCTTCCCGGGTCGGTGCTGACCTCGACCGCGCCCCACTCGTCGTCGACGTTCGAGGTGGTGGGCAACACCGGCGTCGCGCTGCTCGTCGTCGCGCTCGCCGTGGGCCTGGCGCCGCGCGCGCCGCACCTGGCCGCACCCGTCGCCGCCGTGGGCGCGCTCGCGTTCACGGCGTACACGGTCCACGTCGTCGCCATCGCGCTGCTCGGGGACCACGTCGTCTGGCAGCCGACCACCGCCGTGTGGCTCGCGTTTCTGCTCACGACGACGGCGCTGTGCTGGGCGTGGCGCGCGACACTCGGCCGCGGCCCCCTCGAGCGCGGGATGCACGCGCTCTCCGCGGGCCTCGCGGACGCCCTGGTGCCGCACCGTCGCGAGCCCGTGCCCCGCTGA
- the pnuC gene encoding nicotinamide riboside transporter PnuC, whose protein sequence is MLLEIDIPEGAAGPAGRTAPGRRDVVVAVAAAALLTAASYGLGIAAGWISGVEWLEALAVATSYASTALCIVQRRFNYVFGAVSTALYAALFFRHGLVASAFLNVYLTPQLVYGWVRWRRDDQTRPVTWLVHDKKWIPAYLGVTVVAYLGGAWLVGLLDGQLAWADSAILAGSILAQLLLDNKRIETWFVWIAVNVIAVWTYFTAGLVVAGLQYVIFIGTAVLGFIAWLRATR, encoded by the coding sequence ATGCTCCTCGAGATCGACATCCCTGAAGGGGCGGCGGGTCCCGCCGGCCGCACCGCGCCAGGCCGACGCGACGTCGTCGTCGCCGTCGCGGCAGCCGCCCTGCTGACCGCCGCGAGCTACGGCCTCGGCATCGCCGCGGGGTGGATCTCCGGGGTCGAGTGGCTCGAGGCGCTCGCCGTCGCCACGTCGTACGCCAGCACGGCGCTGTGCATCGTCCAGAGGCGGTTCAACTACGTCTTCGGCGCGGTGAGCACGGCGCTGTACGCCGCCCTCTTCTTCCGGCACGGGCTGGTCGCCTCCGCCTTCCTCAACGTCTACCTGACCCCACAGCTCGTGTACGGGTGGGTGCGCTGGCGGCGGGACGACCAGACGCGCCCGGTGACGTGGCTGGTCCATGACAAGAAGTGGATCCCTGCGTACCTGGGAGTCACCGTCGTGGCGTACCTCGGCGGCGCCTGGCTGGTCGGACTCCTCGACGGCCAGCTGGCCTGGGCGGACTCCGCGATCCTGGCCGGCTCGATCCTCGCCCAGCTCCTCCTCGACAACAAGCGGATCGAGACCTGGTTCGTCTGGATCGCCGTCAACGTCATCGCCGTCTGGACGTACTTCACGGCTGGGCTCGTCGTCGCGGGCCTGCAGTACGTCATCTTCATCGGCACCGCCGTGCTCGGGTTCATCGCCTGGCTGCGGGCCACGCGATGA
- a CDS encoding AAA family ATPase, producing MNEHAWVLMTALPPTTGHEDLIRFATRCARTAHVVLCTQPSEPFADERDAALRAFAARAEFGDAVRVHRIHYELPQEPTDAPDFWDLWGGLMRDLGARAGELVVASEPYGARLAEVIDGQFLPYDPDRSINPVKATRLREDAIASFSHLVAEFQPFVRKRVTLFGAESVGKTTMTNRLDELGLAAAFPEWARPYLELETVGPEVTAEKMHAIWRGQLAQQRAADAIATRRGRAFIAQDTDLFSTIGYWLLKGAEFGEPAVPAALWADAARNASDLYIVLGQDAVPFEADPLRYGGHCRESDDAFWTNLCERAGLNWILVDDADRAAREDRVVAELRRVFGNPLAYQRRGAEYQSTGGGR from the coding sequence ATGAACGAGCACGCCTGGGTGCTCATGACGGCACTACCGCCCACCACCGGACACGAGGACCTCATCCGCTTCGCAACCCGGTGCGCCCGGACCGCCCACGTCGTGCTGTGCACGCAGCCCAGCGAACCGTTCGCGGACGAGCGTGACGCGGCGCTGCGGGCCTTCGCGGCCCGGGCTGAGTTCGGAGATGCGGTTCGGGTTCACCGGATCCACTACGAGCTGCCGCAGGAGCCGACGGACGCCCCAGACTTCTGGGACCTGTGGGGCGGGCTCATGCGCGATCTGGGCGCCAGGGCCGGGGAACTGGTCGTCGCGTCGGAGCCCTACGGGGCTCGACTGGCCGAGGTGATCGACGGCCAGTTCCTCCCGTACGACCCTGACCGGAGCATCAACCCAGTGAAGGCAACCCGCCTCCGAGAGGACGCGATCGCCTCGTTCTCCCACCTGGTGGCGGAGTTCCAGCCTTTCGTGCGCAAGCGGGTCACATTATTCGGAGCGGAGTCGGTCGGCAAGACGACCATGACGAACCGACTCGACGAACTCGGCCTGGCCGCCGCGTTCCCCGAGTGGGCCCGCCCGTACCTCGAGCTCGAGACAGTCGGCCCCGAGGTGACCGCTGAGAAGATGCACGCGATCTGGCGCGGCCAGCTGGCCCAGCAGCGCGCCGCAGACGCCATCGCGACCCGCCGCGGCCGTGCGTTCATCGCCCAGGACACCGACCTCTTCTCCACCATCGGGTACTGGCTACTCAAAGGCGCCGAGTTCGGTGAGCCTGCCGTCCCGGCAGCGCTGTGGGCGGACGCCGCCAGGAACGCCAGCGACCTGTACATCGTGCTCGGGCAGGATGCCGTGCCGTTCGAGGCCGACCCGCTTCGATACGGCGGTCACTGCCGCGAGTCCGACGACGCGTTCTGGACCAATCTCTGCGAACGCGCCGGGCTGAACTGGATCCTGGTCGACGACGCGGATCGGGCGGCACGTGAGGATCGGGTGGTCGCGGAGCTGCGTCGGGTGTTCGGAAATCCGCTCGCCTATCAGCGTCGAGGTGCCGAGTACCAGTCCACGGGAGGTGGCCGATGA
- a CDS encoding NUDIX hydrolase has product MTASRDATGRSLEDYPRPSLAVDTAVLTIKDRALCVLLVRAVDVDDATAWRLPGTFLHPGETLADAVTRSLRDKAGVTGLHPEQLHVFDDPSRDDRGWVLSVAHLEVVRADRIPATAENRLVSASEVPDLPFDHRDIIDFAVEALRRRYESTPDPSDLVDPAEPDGSFTLRELRQTHEAVAGRPLPPDTFRRTMQGSLVDTGRLSLGRRGKPATLFRRLPG; this is encoded by the coding sequence ATGACGGCCTCCCGCGACGCCACGGGCAGGTCGCTCGAGGACTACCCACGGCCGTCCCTCGCCGTGGACACCGCCGTGCTGACGATCAAGGACCGTGCGCTGTGCGTGCTTCTCGTCCGCGCGGTGGACGTCGACGACGCGACGGCCTGGCGGCTGCCGGGAACGTTCTTGCATCCAGGCGAGACACTCGCCGACGCAGTCACACGCTCCTTGCGAGACAAGGCCGGCGTCACCGGGCTTCACCCAGAGCAGCTCCACGTGTTCGACGACCCGAGCCGAGACGACCGCGGATGGGTCCTGTCGGTCGCACACCTGGAGGTCGTCCGCGCTGACCGAATCCCCGCGACGGCCGAAAACCGCCTGGTATCAGCCTCCGAGGTTCCCGACCTCCCATTCGACCACCGCGACATCATCGACTTCGCGGTCGAAGCCCTGCGCCGTCGCTACGAGTCGACTCCGGACCCGTCCGACCTCGTCGACCCGGCCGAACCTGACGGCTCCTTCACGCTGCGAGAGCTGCGGCAGACCCACGAGGCCGTCGCCGGCCGCCCACTGCCCCCGGACACGTTCCGCCGCACGATGCAGGGCTCGCTCGTGGACACCGGACGCCTGAGTCTGGGGCGGCGGGGAAAGCCAGCGACCCTCTTCCGGCGACTGCCCGGCTGA
- a CDS encoding ABC transporter ATP-binding protein has protein sequence MVAATTDVTNGTGPGTGASAAAIRFDRVAKRYPAGTRTADAPAAVDDLSLEVHAHEVLVLVGPSGCGKSTTLRMVNRLIEPTSGRVLLDGEDVARADPVELRRRIGYVIQNVGLFPHRTVAQNVATVPRLLGWDRTRTRARVAELLDLVGLPPDRYARRYPHELSGGERQRVGVARALATDPPVLLMDEPFGAVDPVGRRHLQDEFVRIQREVGTTVMLVTHDIDEAVRLADRVAVLSTGAHLEQVAPPLEIVARPASPAVADLVGRGRTARLLSLGTLEAGDLEPLQGGEPDARRGPAVHLGDELGEVLDALAASGESALPVVDRDTPDGTAPVGRVSVDGVVRALRRVTEARPDAS, from the coding sequence GTGGTGGCAGCGACGACAGACGTGACCAACGGCACAGGACCCGGGACGGGTGCGAGCGCTGCGGCGATCCGGTTCGACCGGGTCGCGAAGCGCTACCCCGCGGGCACCCGCACGGCGGACGCGCCAGCCGCGGTCGACGACCTGAGCCTCGAGGTGCACGCGCACGAGGTGCTCGTCCTAGTCGGCCCGTCGGGATGCGGCAAGTCGACGACGCTGCGCATGGTCAACCGACTGATCGAGCCCACGAGCGGTCGCGTGCTGCTCGACGGCGAGGACGTCGCGCGAGCCGACCCGGTGGAGCTGCGGCGGCGCATCGGGTACGTCATCCAGAACGTGGGCCTGTTCCCGCACCGCACGGTCGCGCAGAACGTCGCGACCGTGCCCCGCCTGCTCGGCTGGGACCGCACGCGGACCCGCGCGCGTGTGGCCGAGCTGCTCGACCTGGTCGGCCTGCCACCGGACCGGTACGCGCGCCGCTACCCGCACGAGCTCTCGGGCGGCGAGCGCCAGCGCGTCGGCGTGGCGCGCGCCCTGGCGACCGACCCGCCCGTGCTGCTCATGGACGAGCCGTTCGGCGCCGTGGACCCGGTGGGCCGCCGCCACCTGCAGGACGAGTTCGTGCGCATCCAGCGTGAGGTGGGCACCACGGTCATGCTCGTCACGCACGACATCGACGAGGCCGTGCGCCTGGCGGACCGCGTGGCGGTGCTCAGCACGGGCGCGCACCTGGAACAGGTGGCGCCCCCGCTCGAGATCGTGGCCCGCCCCGCGTCCCCGGCCGTCGCGGACCTCGTCGGCCGTGGTCGCACCGCACGCCTGCTGTCGCTCGGCACACTCGAGGCCGGGGACCTCGAACCCCTGCAGGGCGGGGAGCCAGACGCTCGTCGTGGCCCCGCCGTCCACCTCGGGGACGAGCTCGGCGAGGTGCTCGACGCGCTCGCGGCGAGCGGTGAGTCCGCGCTGCCGGTCGTCGACCGCGACACACCCGACGGAACCGCACCCGTCGGCCGCGTGAGTGTCGACGGCGTCGTCCGCGCCCTGCGCCGCGTCACGGAGGCGCGCCCGGACGCGTCCTGA
- a CDS encoding ABC transporter permease: MSPTEVPANPWFSWDYVVRNWADIERAVGQHVSLTVQAVVLALVIALPLAALAHLRPRLAGPVVGLAGVLYTVPSLALFALLAPWTGIGRTTVLIGLVAYALLVLVRNVLVGLRGVDPAVTDAARGMGYGRLRMLVQVELPQALPSVVAGVRVATVTTVALVTVGVVVGYGGLGQLMFRGFRSRYHAEIMTATLLCLVLALVADVLVVLLGRALTPWSRSTRMLAESST; this comes from the coding sequence ATGTCCCCGACCGAGGTCCCCGCGAACCCCTGGTTCTCGTGGGACTACGTCGTGCGCAACTGGGCGGACATCGAGCGCGCGGTCGGGCAGCACGTGTCGCTGACCGTGCAGGCGGTAGTGCTCGCGCTCGTCATCGCGCTCCCCCTGGCCGCGCTGGCCCACCTGCGGCCCCGGCTCGCGGGACCCGTGGTGGGGCTCGCAGGTGTCCTGTACACCGTGCCGTCGCTCGCGCTGTTCGCGCTGCTCGCGCCGTGGACCGGCATCGGGCGGACCACCGTGCTGATCGGGCTGGTCGCGTACGCGCTGCTGGTGCTGGTGCGCAACGTGCTGGTGGGGCTGCGCGGCGTGGACCCCGCGGTCACGGACGCCGCACGCGGCATGGGGTACGGGCGCCTCCGGATGCTCGTGCAGGTCGAGCTGCCGCAGGCCCTGCCGAGCGTCGTCGCGGGGGTCCGGGTCGCCACCGTGACCACCGTCGCGCTCGTGACCGTCGGCGTCGTCGTCGGGTACGGCGGCCTCGGGCAGCTCATGTTCCGCGGGTTCCGGAGCAGGTACCACGCCGAGATCATGACCGCGACGCTGCTGTGCCTGGTGCTCGCGCTGGTCGCGGACGTGCTCGTGGTGCTGCTGGGGCGCGCGCTGACGCCGTGGTCGCGCTCGACGCGCATGCTCGCGGAGTCCTCGACGTGA
- a CDS encoding ABC transporter permease, protein MDVLTDALAWLNDPLNWSGTNGVVALTLEHLRVTALAVLLAAAVSLPLGVALGHARRGATLGVVVANTTRALPTLALLTLLAATGLFGATATVLACAVFAVPPLLTNTVTGLGGVDRDVVDAARGLGMSGRRRLWAVEVPLAGPLIAAGARTAAVQVLATVPLAALVGGRSLGTVIVTGFGTQRYGQVLAGGLLVAALCLLTEGVLALAQRLLTPRGVREAGSGQRPRRSRPTTEKAPVPQPAAVAAPTSRGSNGPAA, encoded by the coding sequence GTGGACGTGCTGACCGATGCGCTGGCCTGGCTGAACGACCCGCTGAACTGGTCGGGGACCAACGGGGTCGTCGCGCTCACCCTCGAGCACCTGCGGGTGACGGCGCTCGCGGTGCTGCTCGCCGCGGCGGTCTCGCTCCCGCTCGGGGTGGCGCTCGGGCATGCGCGCCGCGGCGCGACGCTCGGGGTCGTGGTCGCCAACACCACGCGCGCGCTGCCCACGCTCGCGCTCCTGACGCTCCTGGCGGCCACGGGACTGTTCGGCGCGACCGCGACGGTCCTGGCCTGTGCGGTGTTTGCCGTGCCACCGCTGCTCACCAACACCGTGACGGGGCTCGGCGGCGTGGACCGGGACGTCGTGGACGCGGCACGCGGGCTCGGCATGAGCGGGCGCCGGCGGCTGTGGGCCGTGGAGGTGCCGCTCGCCGGGCCGCTGATCGCGGCCGGGGCACGGACCGCCGCGGTCCAGGTGCTCGCCACCGTGCCGCTCGCCGCGCTCGTCGGCGGCCGGAGCCTCGGCACGGTGATCGTCACGGGCTTCGGCACGCAGCGTTACGGGCAGGTGCTCGCCGGCGGGCTGCTGGTCGCCGCGCTGTGCCTGCTCACCGAGGGCGTGCTGGCCCTCGCGCAACGGCTGCTCACCCCGCGTGGCGTCCGGGAAGCCGGATCGGGCCAGCGGCCTCGGCGCTCGCGTCCCACCACCGAGAAGGCACCGGTGCCGCAGCCCGCAGCGGTTGCCGCACCCACGTCGCGCGGGTCGAATGGTCCCGCCGCGTGA
- a CDS encoding glycine betaine ABC transporter substrate-binding protein, translating into MTTRRHLRLLSLTAVGAALLLSGCGEPGSGGGETEPAAPASATGATCAPVAGDQLVVLTDDLGLQNSDNIIPALNAKFAKANPEAVELLDTVSQNLDTDGLIALNKAVDIDRQTSSEAAKAFVEAQGLAAEGTPGKGVSLTVGAANFSESATLAEVYAAVLRTGGYDVTVQTIGSRETYLPALEKGDIAAVPEYAATLADFLNATVNGPDAGSVASDDVAETVAALTPLAKKRGLVVGEASAAQDQNAFAVTQEFADEHDVTTLSDLATACPGGLTLAGPPECPERPFCQPGLEETYGLVFSEFTSYDFGLIGEAVRQGETALGLVLSSDGSLAA; encoded by the coding sequence ATGACCACCCGACGCCACCTGCGGCTGCTGTCCCTCACGGCGGTCGGCGCCGCGCTGCTGCTCTCGGGCTGCGGCGAACCCGGATCCGGCGGAGGCGAGACCGAACCGGCCGCACCCGCCTCCGCGACGGGTGCCACGTGCGCCCCGGTCGCGGGCGACCAGCTCGTGGTCCTGACCGACGACCTGGGCCTGCAGAACTCGGACAACATCATCCCGGCGCTCAACGCGAAGTTCGCGAAGGCCAACCCCGAGGCGGTCGAGCTCCTGGACACGGTCTCCCAGAACCTCGACACCGACGGCCTGATCGCGCTCAACAAGGCCGTCGACATCGACCGGCAGACCTCCAGCGAGGCCGCGAAGGCGTTCGTCGAGGCCCAGGGGCTGGCCGCCGAGGGCACGCCGGGCAAGGGGGTCTCCCTGACGGTCGGCGCCGCGAACTTCTCGGAGAGCGCGACGCTCGCGGAGGTCTACGCGGCCGTGCTCCGCACCGGCGGGTACGACGTCACCGTCCAGACCATCGGCTCACGGGAGACCTACCTGCCCGCGCTCGAGAAGGGCGACATCGCCGCGGTGCCCGAGTACGCGGCCACGCTCGCGGACTTCCTCAACGCGACGGTCAACGGTCCGGACGCGGGGTCGGTGGCCTCCGACGACGTCGCCGAGACCGTGGCCGCGCTCACGCCGCTGGCGAAAAAGCGCGGGCTCGTGGTCGGCGAGGCCTCGGCCGCGCAGGACCAGAACGCGTTCGCCGTGACCCAGGAGTTCGCGGACGAGCACGACGTGACCACCCTCAGCGACCTGGCGACCGCGTGCCCCGGCGGTCTGACGCTGGCCGGTCCGCCCGAGTGCCCCGAGCGTCCGTTCTGCCAGCCGGGCCTCGAGGAGACCTACGGCCTGGTGTTCAGCGAGTTCACGTCGTACGACTTCGGGCTCATCGGTGAGGCCGTCCGGCAGGGCGAGACGGCCCTCGGGCTCGTGCTCTCGAGCGACGGCTCGCTCGCGGCCTGA
- a CDS encoding dihydrolipoyl dehydrogenase family protein — MAGTQEHTFDVVVVGGGAVGENAADRAARTGLSVAIVEGALVGGECSYWACMPSKVLLRAGAARDAARRTPGVADPGAPDVAAVLARRDEITHHWDDSGQEEWVRGAGIALVRGQARFLGPRELAVRSDAGTVLVHARHAVILATGSGATIPPVDGLRGAAPWTSRDATSATHVPGRLAILGGGVVGVEMACAYADLGAHVTLLVRGPRLLADAEPFAGEAVADALVARAVDVRFGTEAIAVTRDDDGVHLRVTQGPDVHADEVLVATGRHPRTTDLGLETIGLEPGRPVEVDDAMQVNGVAGGWLFAAGDVTGRTGTTHQGKYDARVVGDVVAARFGGDEAARTAEAAAGPWSRYRATADHAAVPQVVFTQPEVAWVGLTERAARDAGLDVRVVSYDLADLAGASVVSPEYAGRAALVLDAGRDDRVVGATFVGPDAAEMLHAATIAVVGEVPLSRLWHAVPSYPTVSEVWLRFGEAAGL, encoded by the coding sequence ATGGCCGGCACGCAGGAGCACACGTTCGACGTCGTGGTGGTGGGCGGTGGCGCCGTGGGGGAGAACGCGGCCGACCGCGCGGCCCGGACCGGGCTCTCGGTCGCGATCGTCGAGGGTGCACTCGTCGGCGGCGAGTGCTCGTACTGGGCCTGCATGCCGTCCAAGGTGCTGCTGCGCGCCGGCGCCGCACGTGACGCCGCGCGGCGCACACCGGGCGTCGCCGACCCCGGTGCACCGGACGTCGCGGCGGTGCTGGCCCGCCGCGACGAGATCACGCACCACTGGGATGACTCGGGGCAGGAGGAGTGGGTCCGCGGCGCCGGCATCGCGCTCGTGCGCGGGCAGGCGCGGTTCCTCGGTCCGCGCGAGCTCGCGGTCCGTTCCGACGCGGGCACCGTCCTGGTGCACGCCCGGCACGCCGTGATCCTGGCGACCGGGTCGGGTGCGACCATCCCGCCCGTCGACGGGCTGCGGGGTGCTGCGCCCTGGACCAGTCGTGACGCGACGTCGGCGACGCACGTCCCCGGACGCCTCGCGATCCTGGGCGGAGGCGTCGTCGGTGTCGAGATGGCGTGCGCGTACGCCGACCTGGGCGCGCACGTCACGCTGCTGGTCCGCGGGCCGCGCCTGCTCGCCGACGCCGAGCCGTTCGCGGGTGAGGCCGTGGCCGACGCGCTCGTCGCGCGCGCGGTCGACGTGCGGTTCGGCACCGAGGCGATCGCGGTGACGCGCGACGACGACGGCGTGCACCTGCGCGTCACGCAGGGCCCCGACGTGCACGCCGACGAGGTCCTGGTCGCGACCGGACGGCACCCGCGGACCACCGACCTAGGTCTGGAGACCATCGGGCTCGAGCCCGGACGGCCCGTCGAGGTGGACGACGCGATGCAGGTGAACGGCGTCGCGGGTGGCTGGCTGTTCGCCGCGGGCGACGTCACGGGCCGCACGGGGACCACCCATCAGGGCAAGTACGACGCGCGCGTGGTCGGCGACGTGGTCGCCGCGCGGTTCGGCGGCGACGAGGCTGCGCGCACGGCCGAGGCCGCGGCCGGGCCGTGGAGCCGGTACCGCGCGACCGCCGACCACGCGGCCGTGCCGCAGGTCGTGTTCACGCAGCCGGAGGTCGCCTGGGTGGGGCTCACCGAGCGCGCGGCGCGCGACGCGGGCCTCGACGTGCGCGTGGTGAGCTACGACCTCGCCGACCTCGCCGGGGCGTCGGTCGTGTCACCCGAGTACGCCGGCCGCGCCGCGCTGGTGCTCGACGCGGGCCGGGACGACCGCGTGGTGGGCGCGACGTTCGTCGGACCCGATGCGGCCGAGATGCTGCACGCCGCGACGATCGCCGTGGTCGGCGAGGTGCCCCTGAGCAGGTTGTGGCACGCCGTCCCGTCCTACCCCACGGTCAGCGAGGTCTGGTTGCGGTTCGGCGAGGCCGCAGGCCTCTGA
- a CDS encoding LysR family transcriptional regulator, translating to MADLTALRVLAAIEAHGSISAAARALGLSQQAVSQRVRALEREVGARLVDRSARGSALSEPGRLVATWARDVVEAATRFEVAVAALRAPGAAPLRVAASLTVAEHLMPGWLVRLRATGAPGSDSVELTAANSAAVLALVRAGSHDLGFVETPHLPADLESRTLAHDELVVVVGPQHPWAHRATPLTSAELAATALVTREDGSGTRAALEAALQAHVHVPASALPRPVALLPTTAAVRATAAAGAGPAVLSLLAVRDALLAGSLVRVPLADLRVTRPLSVVWSPTLPRVPDAAQALLDVIAADARH from the coding sequence ATGGCTGACCTGACAGCGCTGCGCGTGCTCGCCGCGATCGAGGCGCACGGCAGCATCTCCGCCGCGGCGCGTGCGCTCGGGCTCAGCCAGCAGGCCGTCTCGCAGCGCGTGCGCGCGCTCGAGCGCGAGGTGGGGGCACGGCTCGTCGATCGGTCAGCGCGTGGCTCTGCGCTGTCCGAGCCCGGCCGGCTCGTCGCGACGTGGGCGCGGGACGTGGTCGAGGCCGCGACCCGGTTCGAGGTCGCGGTGGCCGCGCTGCGAGCGCCCGGGGCGGCGCCGCTGCGCGTCGCCGCGAGCCTCACAGTCGCCGAGCACCTCATGCCGGGCTGGTTGGTGCGGCTGCGCGCGACGGGTGCGCCGGGCAGCGACTCCGTGGAGCTCACGGCCGCCAACAGCGCGGCCGTGCTCGCGCTGGTGCGCGCGGGTTCGCACGACCTCGGCTTCGTCGAGACCCCGCACCTGCCGGCCGACCTGGAGTCCCGCACGCTCGCGCACGACGAGCTCGTGGTGGTCGTCGGCCCGCAGCACCCGTGGGCGCACCGCGCGACCCCGCTCACGTCGGCCGAGCTCGCCGCGACCGCGCTGGTCACGCGGGAGGACGGCTCCGGGACGCGCGCGGCGCTCGAGGCTGCGCTGCAGGCCCACGTGCACGTCCCGGCGTCCGCACTGCCGCGACCCGTGGCCCTGCTGCCGACCACCGCGGCCGTGCGCGCCACCGCTGCCGCGGGTGCCGGGCCGGCGGTGCTCAGCCTCCTGGCGGTCCGCGACGCGCTGCTCGCGGGCTCGCTGGTGCGGGTGCCGCTCGCGGACCTGCGCGTCACACGCCCGCTGAGCGTGGTGTGGTCGCCCACGCTGCCGCGCGTGCCGGATGCCGCCCAGGCCCTGCTGGACGTCATCGCCGCCGACGCGCGGCACTGA
- a CDS encoding TDT family transporter, translating to MLDRAPVIARPTGAPLTPAPGTPRQALTTARLGPNWFTSVMGTGIVATSSAGLPVHVPGVRAAATVVWLTAASLLVVLVVATARHWSHHRAAARRHHLDPFMAHFYGAPPMAMLTVGAGAVLLGPPLLGDRAALVVGATLWTLGTLAGLASAVAIPVLQLTRHAVGEQDAFAGWLMPVVPPLVSAATGALLLPHVPAGEARLAFALTLGALFGLSLLGSALILPLVWARLVRHGPGAPTLVPTLWLVLGPLGQSATAALALAGVTHLVAGPGTAHVVEVLAVLYAVPTLGFAALWAAWALTVTVRTARAGMPFALTWWAFTFPVGTCVTGLSGLAVHTGSRVVAVAAVGAWAGLVGAWATVGVRTARGALVTRELLAPPQPAPAPVPAQSRAYRDTNADRIRGGAHTSARATPASTCACSSGS from the coding sequence GTGCTCGACCGCGCCCCCGTCATCGCCCGCCCCACCGGCGCGCCCCTGACGCCCGCACCCGGCACCCCGCGGCAGGCGCTCACCACCGCGCGGCTGGGCCCGAACTGGTTCACCTCCGTGATGGGCACCGGCATCGTCGCGACGTCCTCCGCGGGGCTGCCGGTCCACGTCCCGGGCGTGCGGGCCGCGGCGACGGTCGTGTGGCTCACGGCCGCGAGCCTGCTGGTGGTGCTCGTCGTGGCGACCGCCCGGCACTGGTCGCACCACCGCGCGGCCGCGCGGCGCCACCACCTGGACCCGTTCATGGCGCACTTCTACGGCGCACCGCCGATGGCGATGCTGACCGTGGGCGCGGGCGCGGTGCTGCTGGGTCCGCCGCTCCTGGGCGACCGCGCGGCGCTCGTGGTCGGCGCCACGCTGTGGACGCTCGGCACGCTCGCGGGCCTCGCGAGCGCGGTCGCGATCCCCGTCCTGCAGCTGACCCGGCACGCCGTGGGCGAGCAGGACGCGTTCGCGGGCTGGCTGATGCCCGTGGTGCCCCCGCTCGTCTCCGCGGCGACCGGAGCGCTGCTGCTCCCCCACGTGCCCGCGGGCGAGGCACGGCTCGCGTTCGCCCTCACGCTCGGCGCGCTGTTCGGGCTCTCGTTGCTGGGCTCGGCGCTGATCCTGCCGCTCGTGTGGGCGCGGCTGGTCCGGCACGGCCCCGGGGCCCCGACCCTGGTCCCCACGCTGTGGCTGGTGCTCGGCCCCCTGGGTCAGTCGGCGACCGCCGCGCTCGCGCTCGCGGGAGTCACGCACCTGGTCGCCGGCCCCGGCACGGCGCACGTGGTCGAGGTCCTGGCGGTGCTGTACGCCGTCCCGACGCTCGGCTTCGCGGCGCTGTGGGCCGCGTGGGCGCTCACCGTCACGGTGCGCACCGCCCGTGCGGGGATGCCGTTCGCGCTCACGTGGTGGGCGTTCACGTTCCCGGTCGGCACGTGCGTCACGGGGCTCTCGGGCCTCGCGGTGCACACGGGTTCGCGCGTGGTGGCCGTCGCGGCGGTCGGCGCGTGGGCCGGGCTCGTCGGCGCGTGGGCCACGGTCGGCGTGCGGACCGCGCGCGGTGCGCTCGTGACGCGGGAGCTGCTCGCCCCGCCGCAGCCCGCACCCGCACCCGTACCCGCTCAGTCGCGCGCGTACCGCGACACGAACGCGGACAGGATCCGCGGGGGCGCCCACACGTCGGCGCGCGCCACCCCCGCGAGCACCTGCGCCTGCTCGTCGGGCTCGTAG